Within the Thermosynechococcaceae cyanobacterium Okahandja genome, the region AGCCGATGCTGTGCCGACCGCAACGCGCCGCCGCCACGCTCGTGCTGCCAGTTCCCATGAAGGGATCGAGCACCGTGTCGCCGACGAAGCTGAACATGCGAATGAGGCGCTCGGCCAGTTCCACTGGATAAGGGGCTGGATGGTCTCGCGTTGATGCGCCCGTCAGTCCGGTCCAGATCTGTCGAAACCATCGCTGGTAGTCGTCCATGGAGATGACACTCAAGACACGCTCGGCAAGCGAAGGTTTGCGGTAACCGCCCGGCTTTCTCTCCATGAGAATGAACTCGATGTCGTTTTTTATTACTGCATTAGGCTCGTACGGCTTTCCGAGGAAACCGGCTCCACCGTTTTCGACCTCGTAGGCGGCGTTCGCGATCTTGTGCCAGATGATGGGTGCAAGGTTGTCGAACCCGATGCGTCGGCAATGTTCTTGAATTGAAGCATGGAGCGGAACAACGGTATGCCGGCCGTCGTTCTTGCGACGAGAGAGACACACATCGCCAACAACACAGATAAGGCGACCACCAGGTACCAAGGCATTGAAGCAGTGCCACCACACCCGATCAAGCTCGACTAGGAATGCCTCGTAATCCGAAACGTGCCCAAGTTGACCATCCGCGCATCGGTATTCCTTAAGCGTCCAATACGGCGGTGAGGTCACAACGAGATGAACCGACTGCGGCTCTAGGTCTCCGAGAGATCGTGCGTCTCGAAGGAACAGCCGATGCCTTGTCGGAATCGAACGGACGGCATTGTCGCTGAGACTCATCAGACGGGCGTCCTTCGCTATAGCCGGGATCGCGGTTTGAGGGTTCGCAAGCGACCGCAGTTCCTTGGGAACCCAATCCTCAAGTTTGCGGCTGTCTTCACGCACAGCGATGCTTCGAGCTTGCTTCAATGCGATATGTCTCCATATGTGACGTTGCGGCCTGAGATCTCCTGACCATTTGCCGGTTCGTCCCGTTCTGGCGTCCAGCTATTAGCTATCGAGGAGCCGCCGCAGTTCTGCCATTTCATCTTGCACCGAGGAGCCGGGCGCGGTGTCTTGAATCTCTGCTGCGGCTGGGGGCGGTGAAGATGACACTTGCACGTCATCAGTGGTGGCTTGGGGCAAGGTTCCGGCGGGGGAGGCATCCGGCAGTAAGCCGAGTTGCTTCTTCATTTCCAGCAGTTCAAATTGCACTTCATCACTACCAGCAGAGCTTTCAAGGGCTTGGAACTGATTTTCGAGGGTGTCGCTACTTAACTCCGCAATCGCTTGAGAGCGCGCCTCCATTTGCAGGACTTTGTCTTCCATGCGATCAAAAACCGCCATGGCATTCGAGGTGCCCACCTTGCTCACCGCCTGATGAATCTGCTCTGAAGCTTTAGCGGCACGGGCACGGGCTTTGAGCATTTCTTTTTTGGTCTTCGCTTCTGCGATCTTGCTCTCGAGGGCTGTCAAGTTATCTTTTAGGGTTTTGACCTGTGCCCCCATCTGATCCACTTGTTTTTTTAGGGCTGTCGCCGTGTCGGTGGCAGTTTTTTTGCGGTTGAGGGCTTCCATGGCCAGTGCTTCGTCCCCCTTACTCAGGGCAAGCCGGGCTCGGTCTTCCCACTGTTTGGCCTGTTGGAGGTTTTGGGTATATTGTTGCTCAAGGCGCTTTTGGGCGGCGATCGCCTGGGCAACCGCTTGGCGAAGTTTTACCAAATCTTCATTCATGTCAATAATGGTCTGCTCCAGAATTTTCTCTGGATCTTCAGCCGCACTGACAATTGCATTGAGGTTAGAGCGCACGACCATGCCAACCCGTTCGAGTAAACCCATGCTTCGCCTCATCAATAACTCGTTGACTCTACTCTAGCGCACCAACCCCAGTTACATGCCCATGATGCAGTAGCCCGCATCCACGTAGAGAATCTGTCCTGTAATGCCGCTGGCCAAATCACTGGCCAAAAAAGCCGCTGTGTTGCCCACTTCCGTTTGGGTCA harbors:
- a CDS encoding PspA/IM30 family protein is translated as MGLLERVGMVVRSNLNAIVSAAEDPEKILEQTIIDMNEDLVKLRQAVAQAIAAQKRLEQQYTQNLQQAKQWEDRARLALSKGDEALAMEALNRKKTATDTATALKKQVDQMGAQVKTLKDNLTALESKIAEAKTKKEMLKARARAAKASEQIHQAVSKVGTSNAMAVFDRMEDKVLQMEARSQAIAELSSDTLENQFQALESSAGSDEVQFELLEMKKQLGLLPDASPAGTLPQATTDDVQVSSSPPPAAAEIQDTAPGSSVQDEMAELRRLLDS
- a CDS encoding site-specific DNA-methyltransferase, producing MREDSRKLEDWVPKELRSLANPQTAIPAIAKDARLMSLSDNAVRSIPTRHRLFLRDARSLGDLEPQSVHLVVTSPPYWTLKEYRCADGQLGHVSDYEAFLVELDRVWWHCFNALVPGGRLICVVGDVCLSRRKNDGRHTVVPLHASIQEHCRRIGFDNLAPIIWHKIANAAYEVENGGAGFLGKPYEPNAVIKNDIEFILMERKPGGYRKPSLAERVLSVISMDDYQRWFRQIWTGLTGASTRDHPAPYPVELAERLIRMFSFVGDTVLDPFMGTGSTSVAAARCGRHSIGCEVDPHYFDMAERRIREATTSLFSAVEIQVYKGWAREDADEL